A window of Clostridia bacterium contains these coding sequences:
- a CDS encoding DUF4142 domain-containing protein, giving the protein MHSMVLAVMLCLGLFGYAQETQGSSTTGDKGAKAQENKAQSSDMDKAAAKPTGAKAGSMDKRFVMEAAQGGLSEVALGTLAQQKASKDEVKQFGQRMVTDHTKANDELKSLAQQKNWTLPTEPSAKQKAEQQRLEKLSGDAFDKAYMHHMVTDHTKDVAEFRRASKSASDSDLKSWAGTTLPTLEDHLKQATQVAGTTGGTMASKKSEKAKSEAKTSDAQPH; this is encoded by the coding sequence ATGCATTCGATGGTATTAGCCGTGATGCTCTGCCTTGGGTTGTTCGGATACGCGCAGGAAACGCAGGGTAGCAGCACCACCGGAGACAAGGGCGCGAAAGCACAAGAGAACAAGGCGCAGTCCAGTGACATGGACAAGGCGGCCGCCAAGCCCACGGGTGCAAAGGCCGGGAGCATGGATAAGAGGTTCGTGATGGAAGCGGCTCAGGGCGGCCTCTCGGAGGTCGCACTCGGCACACTGGCACAACAGAAGGCTTCGAAGGACGAAGTGAAGCAGTTTGGTCAGCGCATGGTCACCGACCACACCAAGGCGAACGATGAACTCAAGAGCCTGGCCCAACAGAAGAACTGGACACTGCCTACCGAGCCCAGCGCAAAACAGAAAGCGGAGCAGCAGAGGTTAGAGAAACTTTCTGGCGACGCTTTCGACAAGGCTTACATGCATCACATGGTCACTGATCACACGAAAGACGTCGCCGAGTTCCGCAGGGCTTCGAAATCGGCGAGCGATTCGGACCTGAAGTCGTGGGCAGGAACGACGCTGCCGACACTGGAAGATCACCTGAAGCAGGCCACGCAGGTAGCAGGTACGACCGGCGGAACGATGGCGAGCAAAAAGTCTGAGAAGGCTAAGTCGGAAGCGAAGACCAGTGATGCGCAACCACACTAA
- a CDS encoding SRPBCC family protein: MATKVFWGGFAAGAAAGLGTLWAVSFIGRGGKSRIIRFEKAVQIGRPVHEVFDAWSDYSRLPQYSSLIQSVTRSGDRSHWVINLDGKPFEWDAEITQLIPNEAIGWKSVAGAKNTGRISFSPIGNDTLMNVVMNYAPPARMLRPFFSAMSGRIEGRIDQAVRDFKAALEGKGQENVTRPLAGGSSSGSTDRQPSQATAHMGRVRSCSRKIKMRATAHLRFPSSTRALPTRSDNASRGVDSQLPSRSLNPFFGPLPVGRLLRF; the protein is encoded by the coding sequence ATGGCAACGAAGGTTTTTTGGGGCGGGTTCGCAGCGGGCGCTGCCGCCGGGCTTGGAACTCTTTGGGCCGTCAGCTTCATCGGACGCGGTGGCAAAAGCCGCATCATTCGCTTCGAGAAAGCGGTTCAGATAGGACGTCCCGTACACGAGGTCTTTGACGCCTGGTCGGATTACAGCCGTTTGCCGCAATATTCGAGCTTGATCCAGAGCGTCACTCGCTCTGGCGACCGCTCCCACTGGGTCATTAACCTGGACGGGAAACCCTTCGAATGGGACGCCGAGATAACACAACTCATCCCTAATGAAGCCATCGGATGGAAATCTGTGGCTGGCGCCAAGAACACCGGCCGCATAAGCTTCTCCCCCATCGGCAATGACACTCTCATGAATGTGGTCATGAACTACGCGCCGCCCGCGCGGATGCTTCGCCCCTTCTTCTCTGCCATGTCAGGCAGAATCGAAGGTCGCATCGACCAGGCAGTTCGGGACTTCAAGGCCGCACTCGAAGGCAAAGGACAGGAAAACGTGACTAGACCCCTGGCAGGCGGCAGCAGTTCCGGTTCAACCGACAGGCAGCCCTCGCAGGCAACTGCACATATGGGCCGGGTCCGGAGTTGCTCACGGAAAATCAAAATGCGCGCTACGGCTCACCTTCGGTTCCCGTCGAGTACACGCGCCCTCCCGACGCGAAGCGATAACGCTTCGCGGGGCGTCGATTCACAATTGCCGAGCCGAAGTCTCAACCCGTTTTTTGGACCCCTGCCGGTTGGGAGGCTGCTCCGATTTTGA
- a CDS encoding TonB family protein, giving the protein MPYSILVPHELAETPSPHDGPGLLPVIESWPRVFLTNLRDLLLRRKQPPFELTCSPAEFWPDVFVPSPLPRRGLFDSVIIHTLVVIALYGISVSALFRQRQPQAVLNPFDHATISYYPVSEYLPPIESPGKPAQIARRGEPEHARQQIISVPPEPDNSRQTIVTPMPVKLTRDIALPNVIISTPVLAAQPVAPRDVSEHRLPKLTPDVVGPAPDAVPNSPRSLYLPTDVIAPAPDPISSVRKLSTSMQPSAVEPPPSTDEIKRRTGQFNMARLTAKIAEPRLAVNEQRATGAAPPPDVGAKASATAVPASPSLHGLAGTRAAGQLIALSVQPGQPTGPIEVPAGNRHGVFAVGPEGKPGAPGTPNIVGGALEKGSGGTSTAGNGTGSNPSDVPAGISVGKPPAGTVTGPVAGDVPLSNAQAPSTSLRDKLIAAARMPDIGRQPLPGTTPKADRRIEDKVFNGKKYYSLTLNMPNLSSASGTWIIRFAELRPTRDQSDLSAPVALTKSDPAYPPDLIRDRIEGTVVLYAIIHADGTVTDMRVLNSVDQRLDENAMKALARWHFRPGTKHGEPVDIEAVVQIPFRARRASF; this is encoded by the coding sequence ATGCCGTACAGCATTCTTGTCCCTCACGAACTCGCGGAAACTCCGTCGCCGCACGATGGCCCCGGGCTACTTCCTGTCATCGAGTCATGGCCTCGCGTGTTCCTGACGAATCTTCGGGATCTTCTACTCAGGCGTAAACAGCCGCCTTTCGAACTCACCTGTTCGCCGGCGGAGTTCTGGCCAGATGTTTTCGTGCCATCGCCTCTGCCGCGTCGTGGACTGTTTGACTCGGTAATTATTCACACACTTGTGGTCATTGCGCTTTACGGAATTTCGGTATCGGCGCTTTTTCGGCAGCGCCAGCCACAAGCGGTTCTCAACCCCTTCGACCACGCGACAATTTCTTATTATCCCGTGTCCGAGTATTTACCGCCTATTGAGAGCCCTGGCAAGCCAGCGCAGATCGCGCGTCGCGGCGAGCCTGAGCACGCGCGCCAGCAAATCATCTCCGTCCCGCCAGAGCCCGACAACTCGCGTCAGACCATTGTCACGCCCATGCCAGTGAAGTTGACGCGGGACATAGCGCTACCGAATGTCATAATCTCCACGCCCGTGCTGGCTGCGCAACCAGTGGCGCCACGCGATGTCTCCGAGCATAGACTGCCGAAGCTTACCCCCGATGTTGTCGGACCGGCACCCGATGCCGTGCCTAACTCGCCCCGCTCTTTGTATCTTCCGACAGACGTTATCGCGCCCGCGCCGGACCCAATCTCCAGCGTGCGCAAACTTTCGACGAGCATGCAGCCGTCTGCCGTGGAACCGCCGCCCTCAACAGATGAGATCAAGCGTCGCACCGGCCAGTTCAACATGGCGCGCCTCACCGCCAAGATCGCGGAGCCTAGGCTCGCGGTTAATGAGCAGCGCGCGACCGGCGCGGCACCGCCACCGGATGTCGGCGCAAAGGCAAGCGCAACGGCGGTTCCCGCCAGCCCAAGTCTGCACGGACTTGCAGGCACGCGCGCCGCCGGCCAACTTATCGCGTTAAGCGTTCAACCGGGCCAGCCGACAGGTCCCATCGAAGTGCCCGCCGGTAATCGTCACGGAGTTTTCGCCGTCGGCCCCGAAGGCAAGCCCGGAGCGCCCGGAACGCCGAACATTGTTGGCGGCGCGCTCGAAAAAGGCAGCGGTGGCACATCGACGGCGGGGAATGGCACCGGCTCGAACCCGAGCGACGTGCCCGCGGGCATCAGCGTTGGCAAGCCACCCGCAGGAACTGTCACGGGACCAGTTGCTGGAGACGTTCCTTTGTCGAATGCGCAGGCGCCTTCCACCTCCTTGCGCGACAAACTAATCGCAGCGGCACGCATGCCTGACATTGGACGACAGCCTCTGCCAGGCACCACTCCCAAAGCGGATCGCAGAATTGAAGACAAGGTTTTCAACGGAAAAAAGTACTACTCGCTCACGCTGAACATGCCAAACCTCTCCTCGGCGTCCGGAACCTGGATCATCCGTTTCGCCGAACTTAGGCCGACCCGCGACCAGTCTGACCTGAGCGCGCCCGTCGCCCTCACCAAGTCCGATCCTGCATATCCTCCCGACCTGATTCGCGATCGAATCGAAGGTACGGTCGTGCTTTACGCCATCATTCATGCGGATGGCACGGTTACAGACATGCGCGTGCTCAACAGCGTTGACCAGCGTCTGGACGAGAATGCCATGAAGGCTCTCGCCCGGTGGCATTTTCGGCCCGGGACAAAGCACGGCGAACCCGTCGATATCGAAGCCGTTGTGCAGATTCCCTTCCGCGCCCGCCGAGCGTCTTTCTAA
- a CDS encoding M28 family peptidase has protein sequence MRRTLVVLLSVLLCVGAASAQKTKRHSKTRAKAQPKIGSLPVGAAAAMQSVSADRIRADVRFLSSDLLEGRGTGARGGDLAAQYIATQFALAGLKPAGDDGGFLQKVPMVGVSTKPESTLEISTGKGEPMKLRLLEDMVLMNESQLPTADVSGDVVFVGYGITAPEYNWDDYAGINVKGKVLLMFVNEPPSQNENFFKGKALTYYGRWTYKFEHAAEMGAAGVILVHKADMASYGWNVVRNSWSGERSSLRDDPSPKLPMSSWIQLELARKVLADAGQDLDKLLQAAGQPGFKPIPLPVKVTAHIVSSVRPFESQNVVGVLEGSDPELKKEGVIYTAHYDHLGIRPDIPGDNIYNGALDNATGTAMIIEMARAAATSQKKPKRSLYFAAVTAEEQGLCGSEYLGKHPPIPADRISLNLNFDSIAPLGIPKQVSAGGYDRTNFAPIFDKTASDFGFKILAPGRPEAGGYYRSDHFSFARVGVPAFSVNTGEKYEGQPEEWVNARRQEMGKNYHEPNDEFRDDFDYRADAVMARFGLALGYKAAELPTMVQWKSGDEFEAKRKPQVGSK, from the coding sequence ATGCGGAGAACACTTGTTGTCCTGCTGTCCGTGCTGTTGTGCGTTGGGGCTGCCTCGGCTCAAAAGACGAAGCGGCATAGTAAGACCAGAGCGAAAGCGCAACCCAAGATTGGATCGCTGCCGGTCGGCGCTGCAGCCGCCATGCAAAGCGTCAGCGCGGACCGTATTCGTGCCGACGTGCGCTTTCTCTCAAGCGACCTGCTTGAGGGACGTGGCACGGGCGCGCGCGGCGGTGATCTTGCGGCGCAATACATTGCCACACAGTTTGCGCTGGCTGGGTTGAAGCCGGCTGGCGATGACGGCGGCTTCCTGCAGAAAGTTCCGATGGTTGGCGTCTCGACGAAGCCGGAGAGTACGTTGGAGATCTCGACCGGCAAGGGCGAGCCGATGAAGTTACGGCTGCTGGAAGACATGGTGCTGATGAACGAATCACAGCTGCCCACTGCCGACGTGAGTGGGGACGTAGTGTTCGTTGGGTACGGCATCACGGCTCCCGAATACAACTGGGACGACTATGCCGGTATCAACGTGAAGGGCAAGGTACTGCTCATGTTCGTCAATGAGCCGCCCTCGCAGAATGAGAACTTCTTCAAGGGAAAGGCGCTCACGTACTACGGCCGCTGGACGTACAAATTCGAGCACGCGGCGGAAATGGGCGCAGCCGGCGTCATCCTCGTGCACAAGGCGGACATGGCGAGCTATGGATGGAATGTGGTCCGCAATTCGTGGTCGGGCGAGCGTTCATCATTGCGCGATGATCCCAGCCCGAAACTGCCGATGTCGTCGTGGATACAACTGGAGCTGGCGCGAAAAGTTCTGGCCGATGCAGGACAGGACCTGGACAAGTTGCTGCAGGCGGCCGGGCAGCCGGGATTTAAGCCGATTCCTCTTCCAGTTAAAGTGACGGCGCATATTGTGAGCAGCGTGCGGCCGTTCGAGTCGCAGAACGTGGTTGGCGTGCTCGAAGGCTCTGATCCCGAGTTGAAGAAAGAAGGGGTCATCTACACGGCGCATTACGATCACCTTGGCATTCGTCCAGATATCCCGGGAGACAACATCTATAACGGCGCGCTCGATAACGCGACCGGAACGGCGATGATTATCGAAATGGCGCGCGCAGCCGCCACGTCGCAAAAGAAGCCGAAGCGCTCGTTGTACTTCGCCGCGGTGACGGCGGAAGAACAGGGATTGTGTGGCTCGGAGTACCTCGGTAAGCATCCGCCAATCCCGGCGGACCGCATCAGCCTGAACCTGAATTTCGATTCGATCGCACCGCTCGGAATACCCAAGCAGGTATCTGCCGGAGGGTACGATCGCACAAACTTCGCTCCCATCTTCGACAAGACAGCCTCAGATTTCGGATTCAAGATCCTTGCACCGGGACGTCCCGAAGCTGGTGGCTACTATCGTTCGGACCACTTCAGCTTTGCGCGCGTGGGCGTACCAGCCTTCTCCGTGAATACGGGTGAGAAGTATGAAGGCCAGCCCGAGGAGTGGGTGAACGCTCGCCGGCAGGAGATGGGCAAGAACTATCATGAGCCGAATGACGAGTTCCGCGACGACTTCGACTATCGTGCCGATGCCGTGATGGCGCGTTTCGGTTTGGCGCTCGGATACAAGGCTGCCGAACTTCCCACGATGGTGCAGTGGAAGAGTGGGGATGAGTTCGAAGCTAAACGCAAGCCACAGGTCGGCAGCAAGTAG
- a CDS encoding TlpA disulfide reductase family protein: MAALPPGVLAPDFKLPTMDGTEFSLTEALRTGPVILAFFKISCPVCQYAFPLYERLARQLKGTGVGVIGVSQDSLEDTASFMREFGITFTVALDDTTSYKVSNGYGLTNVPTMFEISPDGQVEATVVGWSRSDVEALHRKYVNADDALTVPLFQASERLENFKAG; the protein is encoded by the coding sequence ATGGCTGCACTCCCTCCAGGGGTTCTGGCCCCGGACTTCAAACTTCCCACGATGGATGGCACCGAGTTTTCCCTCACCGAGGCGCTTCGCACTGGCCCCGTGATCCTGGCGTTTTTCAAGATCAGTTGTCCCGTGTGCCAGTACGCGTTTCCGCTCTACGAGCGCCTGGCTCGGCAACTCAAGGGGACGGGCGTCGGCGTAATCGGCGTGTCGCAGGACAGCCTCGAAGACACTGCGAGTTTCATGCGTGAGTTTGGCATTACGTTCACCGTCGCGCTCGATGACACGACAAGCTACAAAGTTTCGAACGGCTATGGCCTGACGAATGTCCCGACAATGTTTGAGATATCGCCCGATGGTCAAGTGGAAGCCACGGTTGTAGGCTGGTCGCGTAGCGACGTCGAAGCGCTTCATCGGAAATATGTAAATGCGGATGATGCGCTGACAGTTCCGCTGTTCCAGGCGAGTGAGCGGTTAGAAAATTTCAAAGCTGGTTGA
- a CDS encoding A/G-specific adenine glycosylase gives MPEKLDISAPELRRLRSRLLRWYAENHRDLPWRRTQVPYRIWVSEIMLQQTRVNAVLEHYALFLSAFPTVQALAKADLSSVLAVWSGLGYYRRARAMHECAKVLVQDFCGELPRTPEELAKLPGIGKYTSAAIASIAFEHDSAVVDGNVERVLTRMFALQTPSAGMFAELAQSLLHARHAGNWNQAMMELGATVCTPAQPHCQACPLRAWCKLPGGVPARPQPARQRKQVAYGLARKADRVYLVRRSESSGLMPGMWELPAIVRRNGERVLAKHKHSITNTDYEVTVVELPRAQGTGKWIRAERLLQLPLTGLTRKVLRKAGVILQQ, from the coding sequence ATGCCTGAAAAACTGGATATCTCTGCGCCCGAGTTGCGGCGGCTCCGCTCGCGCTTGCTCCGCTGGTATGCGGAGAACCATCGAGACTTGCCTTGGCGCCGGACCCAGGTTCCGTACAGGATATGGGTTTCCGAAATCATGTTACAGCAGACGCGGGTGAATGCGGTGCTGGAACATTACGCGCTTTTTCTGAGCGCTTTTCCGACGGTGCAGGCGCTGGCTAAGGCGGATCTGTCGAGCGTCCTCGCCGTGTGGAGCGGCCTGGGGTACTACCGACGTGCGCGTGCAATGCATGAGTGCGCGAAGGTGCTGGTGCAGGACTTCTGCGGGGAGTTGCCGCGAACGCCGGAAGAGCTGGCTAAACTTCCGGGCATTGGCAAATACACGAGTGCCGCGATCGCGAGCATAGCCTTCGAGCATGACTCGGCGGTAGTGGATGGCAACGTCGAGCGCGTGCTGACTCGGATGTTCGCCCTTCAGACTCCGTCGGCCGGAATGTTTGCGGAGCTTGCGCAGTCGCTATTGCACGCGCGCCACGCGGGCAACTGGAACCAGGCCATGATGGAACTGGGCGCGACCGTATGCACACCTGCGCAGCCGCACTGCCAGGCTTGTCCGCTGCGTGCGTGGTGCAAGCTTCCGGGCGGCGTACCGGCGCGGCCACAGCCGGCACGGCAGCGAAAGCAGGTTGCTTACGGACTTGCGCGCAAAGCCGACAGAGTGTACCTGGTGCGCCGTTCGGAAAGCTCAGGGTTGATGCCGGGTATGTGGGAGCTTCCGGCAATCGTACGTCGCAATGGCGAACGCGTGCTCGCAAAACACAAGCACTCCATCACCAACACCGATTACGAGGTTACGGTCGTGGAGTTGCCGAGAGCGCAGGGAACGGGGAAGTGGATTCGCGCAGAGCGTCTTTTGCAATTGCCGCTTACAGGTCTAACGCGAAAGGTGTTACGCAAGGCAGGCGTGATATTGCAGCAATAA
- a CDS encoding matrixin family metalloprotease has translation MTEPGRDARPISTVRRISSVASIAAIVLLGLLITIPTFSYVSMYTHGTGGAQPDHWDFTAFPVTWSLRPGTGSNVTGNRPAADVIQASFATWQAAPNTSISVARGPDTMASGGFDGVNVVCFICTDSALNEAGTLAVTITTTADRAGQDTKHGQTSRFVGQILDADILFGPSVSYTTGGTSGHDLQTIATHEMGHFLGLDHSAVVRAVMFPFAPGTPLQTLGYDDVAGVSSIYPKSTPDTPTGGISGTVRFASSGPVFGAHVFADSDTTLTAFGSNIRKTPIGALTRPDGTYSIQGVPIDTYTVIAEPIDEPMTNSDLEGYASAFGKTSVQTDFNTRWH, from the coding sequence ATGACCGAGCCAGGCAGAGACGCGCGCCCCATCAGCACCGTACGCCGAATATCCTCCGTAGCCTCGATCGCCGCCATCGTGCTGCTCGGTCTCTTGATCACGATACCGACCTTCTCCTATGTCTCCATGTATACGCATGGCACCGGAGGAGCACAGCCTGACCACTGGGATTTCACCGCTTTCCCCGTCACGTGGAGTTTGCGCCCGGGCACGGGCAGTAATGTGACGGGCAATCGTCCCGCCGCGGATGTGATCCAGGCATCGTTCGCTACCTGGCAAGCGGCGCCCAACACATCTATCTCCGTCGCACGTGGCCCCGATACTATGGCCTCGGGCGGCTTCGATGGCGTGAACGTAGTCTGTTTCATCTGCACCGATAGCGCCCTCAACGAAGCGGGGACGCTCGCCGTTACTATCACCACTACAGCGGACAGAGCCGGCCAGGACACGAAGCACGGCCAGACCTCCCGATTCGTTGGGCAGATCCTCGATGCCGACATCCTCTTCGGACCTTCCGTGAGCTACACCACGGGAGGCACCAGCGGCCACGATCTGCAAACGATTGCGACCCACGAGATGGGTCATTTCCTCGGACTCGACCACTCGGCGGTGGTGCGCGCCGTCATGTTCCCCTTCGCACCGGGTACTCCGTTGCAGACGCTTGGGTATGACGACGTCGCCGGCGTTTCCAGCATTTATCCAAAGTCCACACCGGACACTCCAACCGGTGGGATATCCGGCACCGTGCGTTTCGCCTCCAGCGGGCCTGTCTTCGGCGCACATGTATTCGCAGATTCGGATACGACCTTAACGGCATTCGGCAGCAACATCCGCAAAACGCCGATAGGAGCCCTCACGCGCCCCGACGGGACTTACTCCATCCAAGGCGTTCCGATTGACACCTACACCGTTATTGCCGAACCCATCGACGAGCCGATGACCAATAGCGACCTGGAAGGCTACGCTTCGGCATTCGGGAAAACTTCCGTGCAGACCGACTTCAATACCCGCTGGCACTGA